The Thermodesulfobacteriota bacterium genome includes the window ATGAAGACTGGGCCACTCAGAGGCTGATAAACCTCTTTGCCGCCTGGAGACGCCAGTTGATAGAGATCCTTAGAAAACTGGGGATGCGGGACATTCGGGAACTGGTGGGAAGAACCGATTGTTTGAAACACTTCGACTATGAATAAGGGTAACACGTTAGGTGTCTTAAACAGCCCTACATTCAGAAAAGGCTATTAATTTGGAACTCAGAAAATCAGGAAACGATAGACCCTCTTTATTTGGGTTCGCACTTCCCTGAGTTCCTGATTTCCAGATTTGTTATGGTTCTTTGCACTTTTTAGTATGCGTTTTCAAAACGCTAAATTGTTACGAATAAGACAGGCTGTTGGTTGCCTTTATGAATAAATTATTCAGCGACGCCATAATTCAATCGAGAAGAAGCCTTTATCCGACGCCTCCGGAAATACGCTACAAGGCTGATGAGGAAGGCGGATGCGGTGTCACCGGATTTGCCTGTAGCATACCGGTAGGCGGGAAACACATCCTGGAGCCGTCCCGTCTTATGCACAATCGGGGAAACGGCAAGGGAGGCGGTATCGCCGCCGTGGGTCTTGTTCCCGGGGATATAGGGATTTCGCGGGAGATTCTAGATAATAATTACCTCCTTCAGGTTGCCCTTCTCGATCCGGAGGTTCGGCGGACGGTGGAGGATAAGTGTATTACTCCCTTTATGAACGTGGATTTTTCTCGGCGCGTTTCTACAGTTGACGACTACCGCGAGATTGGGAGCCTGGAGATAAGGCCGCCGGATGTATGGCGCTATTTTGTACGCGTGAAGCCTGAGGTCCTTAAGTCGTTCATAGAAAAAAACGGGTTCGAAAACATGGACCCGATGCGGGCGGAAGACGAGTTTATCTATCAGAATTCAATCCGCCTCAACCGGACTTTCTACGAGACTCAAGGGGTGAAGCACGCCTTTGTGCTCTCGCACGGCCGGGATATGATGGTGCTTAAGGTAGTTGGCTATGCCGAAGATGTGGCTCGTTACTATCGGTTGGAGGACTTCAAAGCCCATGCCTGGATCGCCCATCAGCGTTACCCCACCAAGGGGCGAGTCTGGCATCCAGCGGGCGCGCATCCCTTTGTGGGCCTCGACGAGGCGCTCGTGCATAACGGCGACTTCGCTAATTACTATTCGGTTACGGAATACCTGAGGCAATGGAATCTCTATCCACACTTCCAGACGGATACGGAAGTTTCGGCGCTCATCTTTGATCTCATGAACCGGGTGCACGGGTATCCTCTCGAATATATTATTGAGGCCTTGGCGCCCACCTCTGAGATGGATTTCGATCGGCTTCCGCCGGAGAAGCAGGAGATCTACCGCCTTATTCAAACCACCCATATCCACGGTTCCCCTGACGGCCCGTGGTTTTTCATCATTGCGCGGAACGATTTTTACCGGAAACAGTTTCAATTGATAGGCATCACGGACACAGCCATGCTGCGGCCCCAGGTCTTTGCCTTTCACGACGGTGACGTGCAGGTAGGGCTTATTTGCTCGGAGAAACAGGCCATTGACGCCACGTTGGCGGGGCTGGCGGCCGAGGATAGCCGTATCTCCAGTGTGGCTGATAAATACTGGAATGCCCGGGGGGGGAGCCACACGGACGGCGGGGCCTTTATCTTTACGCTGGCCGATGATCCGGATAATCAGGGAAGGAAGAGAATCGTCTGCACGGACAAGTTCGGACACCGGATCAGGCTGCCGGAGAGCCGGAAACATTGCGATTTGAGCCTTGCCATTGAGGCCCCGGAAGATGCGGAGTCCCTCGCCGCTGCTATTTCCGGGTGCCTGGAAAGGAAAAAGACAAACCTTCTTTGCGAAAAACTCAGGGGAGTCCTTCTCCGTGGAGAGTTTGCCCCATTCCGCTGGTGCTGTGAAGTTATAAGCGAACAGGCATCCCGGAGTGACGGGCATCGGGAGACGGCTATCGAGGCGCTTACGCTCCTGAATGACCTTCGTTATCCTACCGGGTCTCTGAAACGGAGTTCTGTGCTCCGTATTGTGCGAGAGACTCTGGAGACGATCCTGGAGGGCATTGCGCCGATTGGAAGTAATTCACATAGTGTTTACCGTTTGATAAAGGCGGAGACCAGGAATCTTCTTCGTCCGCCAAAGGACGGAGAGAAGGCGCTGGTCCTGAACGCGAGGGATTTCCCGCCCGAAGGAGACAGTTGCGATGCCCGTCTCGTTTGCAGCGCCTATACTTTAGGGTGGCGCCGCTTCATCTGTTATGGGTACCGGGGACAGCGTTTCCTGGGAAGTGGATTGGGGCCGGACACACAGGATGTTCGAATCGATGTCTACGGGAGTTCCGGTGATTACCTGGCCTCGGGAATCGACGGCATGAGCATCTACGTCCACGGGAATGCCCAGGACCAGATCGGTCAGATACTCAAAACCGGGAAGCTGGTGGTGTATGGCGATGTGGGCCAGACCTTCATGTACGGGGCCAAAGGGGGAGAGGTCTATATAATGGGCAATGCCGCCGGCCGGCCGCTCATCAATGGCGTGGGGCGTCCGCGGGTGGTAATTAATGGCACGGCCCTGGACTACCTCGCGGAGTCTTTCATGGCCGGTGATCCTCACAAAGGCGGTGGTTTTGTCATTGTTAACGGCGTGGGGTTCGATGATGACGGCGCGATCCGTGCCCAGGCCACACCATACCCCGGCTCAAATATCTTTTCCCTGGCCTCCGGGGGGGCGATTTACGTCCGGGACCCCCACAGACTGCTCGTTGATGAGCAATTGAACGGCGGGATCTTCACGGATATGACAAGAGAAGACTGGCGGCTTATCCTGCCTTATCTGGAAGAGAATGAACGGCTTTTTGGAATCTCCATTGAGCGGGACCTCCTGACGGTGGATGGAGAGAGAAAGTCTCCCGAGGAGGTCTACCGGAAGATCGGGGCGGTGAGACTTAAGACCCTGGTGGCAACCACAGCAAAGGAAAAGGACCAGTAGTCAAACATGACGGCCTCGTAAAAAGTCCATTTGCTGCAAAATAGCGATCAGCCATCAGCTATCAGCGGTCAGTTTAAGGCGCTATTCCACTTTCTGAAAGCTGAGAGCTGAGTGCTGACAGCTCTTCTTATTTGCGCGCCTTGCAACTGAAGCTTTTTACTGTGCCGTCCAAACTTTGACTTTTTACGAGATTATCAAACATGTCTGATCAAGGGAAAAAAGAGCCTGTGGGCGCAGTGATGGTGGTAGGCGGCGGTATCGCAGGGATACAGGCGGCCCTGGACCTCGCGAACTCGGGATACTATGTGTATCTGGTGGAGAGGTCTCCGGCCATAGGGGGGACGATGCCCCAATTGGATAAGACCTTCCCCACGAACGACTGCTCAATGTGCATCCTGAGCCCGAAGCTCGTAGAATGTGGACAACACCTTAATATACGGCTGATTACCTGCGCGGAGGTTGACGGTATCCACGGCGAAGAAGGAAACCTGAAGGTTAGGGTAATAAAGCGTCCGCGGTATGTTGATGAAGATAAATGTGTGGGTTGCGGTGTTTGCGCGTCAAAGTGCCCCAAAGAGGTAAAAAACGAATTCAATTCCGGCCTGGATAAACGTAAGGCCATCTACGTGCCATATCCCCAGGCCGTACCCATGAAGTACACCATCGACCGCCAGAACTGCATATATTTCAGGAGCCTTGAGGCCGGCAAACAAGACCGGTGTATGGCCTGCCTGAAATACTGTGAGAATAAGGCCATAGATTTTGATCAGAAAGAAGAGGTGCTGGAGCTCGCAGTAGGCTCGGTTATCCTGTCGCCGGGATTTGAACCGTTTGATCCCGGTGAGTTTGACACCTACGGTTACGGCACGCTCCCCAACGTGGTGACGAGCGTTGCCCTGGAACGGATGCTCAGCGCTTCCGGTCCCTTCCGCGGACACCTGGTCCGGCCGTCTGACCAGAGGGAGCCGAAAAGGATCGCCTGGCTCCAGTGCGTGGGTTCCAGGGATATAAACCGCTGCCGGAACGGATATTGCTCGGCCGTGTGCTGTATGTACGCCATTAAAGAAGCGGTTATCGCCAAGGAACACAGCAAGGAGGAACTCGATACCGCCATATTCTATATGGACATGCGCACCTACGGGAAGGAGTTTGAAAAGTATTATCAGAGGGCGGAGCAGGAAAAAGGGGTGCGATTCGTCCGTAGCCGCGTCCATTCCGTCGAACGTGTTCCGGGTACGGATGACTTGAGTATAAGATACGTGACAGAGGCCGGGGAAGTGGTGAGAGAGGTATTTGATATGGTGGTGCTCTCCGTGGGAATGAGGATGGCGGAAAGCACCGTGAACCTGGCCAAAAGACTCGACGTTCGCCTGGACGGATATCAGTTTGCAGATACCTCCAGTTTCGCCCCGGCCCGGACATCCCGTTCCGGCGTGTACGTCTGTGGGGCCTTTCGTGAACCCAAGGACATCCCCGGCTCCGTAATGGAAGCCAGCGCGGCTGCCTGTGCCGCTTCACAGGCGCTGGCGGGCGTTCGACATACCAAGACGCTTTCCAGGATACTGCCGCATGAAACACACGTACTAAGGCAGGAACCAAGGGTCGGAGTATTTGTCTGTAATTGCGGGATCAACATCGGAGGAATTGCCGACGTGCCGGCCATAACCGCCTATGCCGCTACCCTCCCGCGGGTGGTACACGCGGAAGAGAACCTCTTTACTTGCTCCCAGGATACGCAGGAACGCATACGGGGGATCATTCGCGAAAAGGGAATAAACCGGGTAGTGGTGGCATCGTGCTCGCCCAGGACCCATGAACCTCTCTTCCGGTCTACCATCCGGGAGGCGGGGCTCAATCCTTTCCTGATTGAAATGGCAAATATCCGGGATCAGAATACCTGGGTGCATCAGAGCCAGCCGGAAGAGGCGACCGCAAAGGCCAAAGACCTTGTGCGCATGGCGGTAGCCAAGGTAGCGCTGGCGAAACCTCTTTACCCCAAACATGTTCCGGTGACCAAGTCCGCCCTTGTGATCGGAGGAGGCGTGGCCGGGATGGTGAGCGCGCTGAGCCTTGCGGAGCAGGGGGTTTCTGCCTGTCTGGTGGAAAAAAGTGAGAGCCTCGGCGGGCAGGCCCGTAATCTTTCGAGGACCTGGAAGGGCGAATCGGTAGAGGCGTACCTGGCGGGGCTGATCAATGCCGTTACCCGGCATCCAAAGGTTGAGGTCTTCCTCAATACCGAGGTGCGTTCTACCTCAGGGACGGCGGGCAACTTCACTACCACACTGGTGAGCAAGCGTCCGGAACTGCATTCCTCGAAGCTGACCCATGGAGTGGCCGTCCTGGCCACCGGCGGACGACCGTTCTCTACCTCTGAATACCTTTATGGACAGAACCCGGATGTCCTTTGCTGGTTCGATCTGGACCACATGATGGCAGCAGCCCCGGAGCGGGTGAAAAATGCGCAGACGGCAGTCTTCATCCAGTGCGTCGGATCAAGGGACTCTGAGAGACCATATTGCAGCAAGATATGTTGTACGCACGCCGTAACCAGCGCCCTGCAGTTAAAAGAGATGAACCCGGAGATGGATGTTTTCATTCTCTATCGGGATATAAGGACCTACGGCGCCCGGGAGGATATATACCGTGAAGCGCGGCGGAAAGGGGTGCTGTTCGTCCGCTACGGCCTTGAGAATAAGCCGCTGGTTGAGGAAGTCGATGGCGAACTCAGGGTTACGGTGACTGACCATGTACTGGGGAGGCCGCTGGTCATCAGGCCTGATTTCATCACCCTGATGACCGCCATCATTCCGTCCGGCCACAAAGAACTGGCGAAAGCCTTCAAGGTCCCTACGAACGCGGAGGGATTCTTCTTCGAAGCGCACATGAAGCTGCGCCCGGTGGACTTTGTCACTGAAGGCCTGTTCGTCTGCGGACTGGCACACTACCCTAAACCCATAGATGAAACCATTGCTCAGGCCCAGGCTGTAGCCGCTAGGGCCATGACTATTTTGTCCAAAGATGAGACCATTGCGGGCGGGATGGTGGCCGAGGTGGACCAGGAGAACTGCGCGGCCTGCCTGACCTGTGTCCGTACCTGTCCTTACCACGTTCCGTTTATTAACCGCCACGGAGTGTCCGAGATCGATGCTGCGAAATGCCAGGGATG containing:
- a CDS encoding glutamate synthase, which encodes MNKLFSDAIIQSRRSLYPTPPEIRYKADEEGGCGVTGFACSIPVGGKHILEPSRLMHNRGNGKGGGIAAVGLVPGDIGISREILDNNYLLQVALLDPEVRRTVEDKCITPFMNVDFSRRVSTVDDYREIGSLEIRPPDVWRYFVRVKPEVLKSFIEKNGFENMDPMRAEDEFIYQNSIRLNRTFYETQGVKHAFVLSHGRDMMVLKVVGYAEDVARYYRLEDFKAHAWIAHQRYPTKGRVWHPAGAHPFVGLDEALVHNGDFANYYSVTEYLRQWNLYPHFQTDTEVSALIFDLMNRVHGYPLEYIIEALAPTSEMDFDRLPPEKQEIYRLIQTTHIHGSPDGPWFFIIARNDFYRKQFQLIGITDTAMLRPQVFAFHDGDVQVGLICSEKQAIDATLAGLAAEDSRISSVADKYWNARGGSHTDGGAFIFTLADDPDNQGRKRIVCTDKFGHRIRLPESRKHCDLSLAIEAPEDAESLAAAISGCLERKKTNLLCEKLRGVLLRGEFAPFRWCCEVISEQASRSDGHRETAIEALTLLNDLRYPTGSLKRSSVLRIVRETLETILEGIAPIGSNSHSVYRLIKAETRNLLRPPKDGEKALVLNARDFPPEGDSCDARLVCSAYTLGWRRFICYGYRGQRFLGSGLGPDTQDVRIDVYGSSGDYLASGIDGMSIYVHGNAQDQIGQILKTGKLVVYGDVGQTFMYGAKGGEVYIMGNAAGRPLINGVGRPRVVINGTALDYLAESFMAGDPHKGGGFVIVNGVGFDDDGAIRAQATPYPGSNIFSLASGGAIYVRDPHRLLVDEQLNGGIFTDMTREDWRLILPYLEENERLFGISIERDLLTVDGERKSPEEVYRKIGAVRLKTLVATTAKEKDQ
- a CDS encoding FAD-dependent oxidoreductase; amino-acid sequence: MSDQGKKEPVGAVMVVGGGIAGIQAALDLANSGYYVYLVERSPAIGGTMPQLDKTFPTNDCSMCILSPKLVECGQHLNIRLITCAEVDGIHGEEGNLKVRVIKRPRYVDEDKCVGCGVCASKCPKEVKNEFNSGLDKRKAIYVPYPQAVPMKYTIDRQNCIYFRSLEAGKQDRCMACLKYCENKAIDFDQKEEVLELAVGSVILSPGFEPFDPGEFDTYGYGTLPNVVTSVALERMLSASGPFRGHLVRPSDQREPKRIAWLQCVGSRDINRCRNGYCSAVCCMYAIKEAVIAKEHSKEELDTAIFYMDMRTYGKEFEKYYQRAEQEKGVRFVRSRVHSVERVPGTDDLSIRYVTEAGEVVREVFDMVVLSVGMRMAESTVNLAKRLDVRLDGYQFADTSSFAPARTSRSGVYVCGAFREPKDIPGSVMEASAAACAASQALAGVRHTKTLSRILPHETHVLRQEPRVGVFVCNCGINIGGIADVPAITAYAATLPRVVHAEENLFTCSQDTQERIRGIIREKGINRVVVASCSPRTHEPLFRSTIREAGLNPFLIEMANIRDQNTWVHQSQPEEATAKAKDLVRMAVAKVALAKPLYPKHVPVTKSALVIGGGVAGMVSALSLAEQGVSACLVEKSESLGGQARNLSRTWKGESVEAYLAGLINAVTRHPKVEVFLNTEVRSTSGTAGNFTTTLVSKRPELHSSKLTHGVAVLATGGRPFSTSEYLYGQNPDVLCWFDLDHMMAAAPERVKNAQTAVFIQCVGSRDSERPYCSKICCTHAVTSALQLKEMNPEMDVFILYRDIRTYGAREDIYREARRKGVLFVRYGLENKPLVEEVDGELRVTVTDHVLGRPLVIRPDFITLMTAIIPSGHKELAKAFKVPTNAEGFFFEAHMKLRPVDFVTEGLFVCGLAHYPKPIDETIAQAQAVAARAMTILSKDETIAGGMVAEVDQENCAACLTCVRTCPYHVPFINRHGVSEIDAAKCQGCGCCASECPAGAITLHHFTDEEIAAKVGALFK